TCAGTCTACTtcctgaaacagaaaagaaatccAACATTTTTCACCTGATCCCTAAGCAAGCGGGAACACAAGCAGACATGTGACCTGTTGCACTCCAGAGAGGCATGCTTCTGACCGTTCATCAGGTTCTGCAGGCTGCAGAAGTTTGTGCTGTTGTCAGCCTGGTCTCTGGAGCCTTCGGACGACGCCTCCCCCTGTTTAGCAAAAACATCAGGAGCAGCCGATTTACCACCAGTCACAGTGACACGGCTTTTCAAAATGGAATATCAGCAAGCAAAGCTGGAAAACTGTCTATGTGTATTTAAACAGTTAGATGAGTGAAAATATCCTCAGATTAACCACATCAGACAGGGTTACAATCTATTTATCTCCCACATCAGAATCCAAAGTTAAcacttatgactttattaaatGTTGCTACAAATTTCTGCAACACCATTTATTCCTATACTGGGAGCAATTACATCAGCCTAAAAAGAATTGTTTAGAAAGTTTGAAGTGGGGTTTCTGTGAAACATTATAAGCGGTCAATATCTTACCCGTCAGACAACCATCTAGGCATCTTTATTTAGATTAAGTTCAGAGGAACCAACTACTGTCTTAAAACAACtccaaaaaagcaaacagcaaTTTCTGCTGATGCAATCTTATGAACCTTTAAGCAAACATTCATCACATTTGCACTGAACCGTTTATttgtgcaaaataataaaacagataaataaaccAGTTACTTCATTTACAGCAGTGCAATAGCAAAGGTTTTTGCCACTCAAGATAACATGAAAAAcgacaaaaaactattttcaaacaattatttcatttatgaagatgaataaagctatttaaatcAACCTGTCcctgtgtaaaaaagaaaaaaaaaagtaattacacCTCCTGCTCAACCATGAACCAAATGAGGTGAATCCTGACGGGCAGTTCAGGTCGTTAATCTGAGCCGTGCTCCTGCATCACATGTGACCTTTCACACACGCTGCAGAATAAATCAAGCGTACCTTAACAATCTGGGTAATTTGCTTCTGTTATTACATAAActgctgctgcttcctgcctgcctgcctgcttctgctgtcactttctGCTTGGGTCTCTTCAGGTCCTCTTAAATTCCGGCAGCCCTGGACTCATGGATAAATAAATGCCCAAACCAACACCAACAAGACTTTGTTTAAATACTCATGAAATAGCTGTAGCATAAACCACATATTTGATATTGGAGctaaaatggtaaaatggtaaatgaccTGTACTTGTACaacgctttaactagtccaaccACCTCAAagagctttacactacagtcagtcattcacaccctgacggtggtgagctatgttagtagccacagctgccctgaggcagactgacagaggcaaggctgccgTACAGcggcaccaccgggccctctgaccaccaccagcaggcagtccaggtgaagtgtcttgcccaaggacacaacgactgagacagtcaAAGCAGGGGATCAAGCCGGCAACCCCTGGACGAATTCCCTAACTCCTACGCCACTGTCGCCCAGAGGAGGGAGGGAAGTCCACTTCCACCTCTGGGACCAGCTAGAACCAAACTGATTGTATAAGGAGTGAATGTCAAAGTTATGGTTCTGTTTAGTTTAACTTTACACTCCTGAGGACTTTTTCTGTTCGTTTATTCACCATTTCAACCACCAGCAGTTATCCTTCCAGCTCAGTCtgcctccagccaccaccccactctagatcatctccacctgttcccactaatagtcactcagctcacctgttcaccagcctacctgcctctgcctacccttctctgccagaacgtctcactcCCTCCCTTCTTCCTGCGCCTCATCGTTCACTCCCTTCATCGCTCTCTCCGTGTGGTGTGCCTTTGCTTTACCTGCTCGTGGTTCTCCAGTCCATACGGCCTGCTGGTTCTGTCGCCGCCTACATCTCCTGGTTCTCTGCTCATCCCGGTAAACCAGCACTTTCCACCAGGATTTCCAAGACTGACTGTTTGCCTGCTTCATCTGCCATTATTCaccccttcaataaactctttaaaacgtaactctgtgtctggctgaaaatCAACTGCATTAAAGATGTGACGGTGAAGACAGCAGGAGATTTATCCACTGCAGGTAAGATGTTGATCTTTAACAGAACCTCCCAACAAACTGTCCCTTCAGATTTTGAACAGCcgatgctttttaaataaattcagctCACACCAAAAACACCTTTGATGGTTTCCACCATCGGTCTGTCTGCCTGAGGGGAGAGAAGTCCCACTTACAGTCACTTTGCAAACGGTGGACTGCTCAAGAAGAAACTGGAGGCTGTTCAGCTTCTTGGTTCTGGGGGACGTGTGAGTGGCCTTGATCAGATAAGGAGCTGAGGAAACAAGCTGACAACAGAAGTTACATTCAGGTGCGTCTGACGGGAGcattctgcacattttcagaaCCACAGGCAACGCCAGGGGGGTTCACAGTTCAACGTTTGGGCTGATAGTTCACATTGTTCTCCTGTACatattagttgttgttgttttcagagTTTATTAGAATAAAGAGCTAAAGTTATAAACACAGATTTATTTCATCCTGTCGTGAAGTGATCTGATTTCAGCCTGATCAAATCATAAGCGGTGGAGCTGTGAGAGACTCCATCTGAAACTGAACACATCTTATCAGGCTGGGAAGAAATGATGGTCCTCTTGTCTTCACAGCAGTGTCACTGAGAACATTCCTCACGTACAGAAAGCTGCTATCATTAAACCGTTTTCCATATCATCAAGTACCTCAAAGGGGGAGGTTCACTTGCAGCGGCGAAAGCTTCGGGCTGTCTATAAATTACTCAGAAAGCACAGGGATTATTCGCGGTAGGAGGCAGAAGTTTGCAAACACGCCACTTATAATGAAGAAAAACTTCAAGGTCCTGCTGAAATTCTGCAGGAAGGACAAAGATGGAGAAACTAGTGCACAGTGATTTTCACAAAATGAATCTCAACCTTCCAAGAATTTGTCTGAGCATAACTACCGCGTGTCTGAAGCGTAGCGTTTAACCCACGCTGCACCGGCCACACAGTTAATCTATGGACAGGGACCTGGCTTGCTCAGGAATACGGCAATGTGAAGAAAAACACCGTGGAATTGTACCCACAACCttcccatcaagccacagtcacccacTTGATATCTTTCAGGATTACATGAATaatgttgcatttattttcatgctgttttatggaattcccttaaaaaaaaaattcattttagTATTTTACTGAAATGTGAAAGTGGAGTGGTTTGGATCAAGGAATATTCACGGAATGATGTTCCCCTCAAAATCAAACAAGCCACTTCACCAccactttaaaaacacttttaaaaatgcatttttataccTTAGCTTTCAACACAGCatgaaacttttgtttttactctgttttattgttttattgattttacttttgtttttaactgtatattcagatattttatttttctccttgttttatgctttaaatgtttcatcttctatatgtgcagcactttgttgcAGTCAtgcttgttttaaagtgctttataaataatttaagtaAGTAATTGGTATTTCATGCTTTTTAGGGCTTTATAGTGTGTATGTACCACTGGGTGCTTCTGGGAGAGCATCTTCTTCCAAATTTCAGCCACAGTTTGGTAAAGATCTATTGATTTTCCCGCCTAATGTAGGCCCGTGTTACGGAAAAGGCAAAGTGAGGACAAATTGACTGCAGGAGCAGAATGATTTGGATCAGTGGTAAGAAATctgtccagacctaaaccccaCTGAGAACCACATATCAATTCTGAAAAAGTAGATAGAGAAACGGAGGTCAACAAACATGAGATCAGACCAGAATGGATCCCTATCAGTCAGGTTTGGTTATTTGCATTTGCtgataaaagcatttaaaattgCATTGCTTCTGAGTGTTGATTAGAAACGTAAAAATGAAAGgaatgtaaaaatgaaataattaaaaaggttGAAGCCACAGAATAGCCCCTACGTGGTTCTCCAAGAGCCTTTGAATGCATCATCAacagaaacaatgaaacatgAAGCGCTGAATGATACAGgttcagaaaaaaagtattttctcatTCATCTCTTATTGTGACAGATTGATTGGCTGATGCTCTGAACATATTGAGAACTTCTTTGGTTCTACTGACCACTTAAAGCACTTTTACACTGCAAGTCACATTTACCACAACGTTCACCCTTTCACACAGCGATGCACAGTGTTGGCAGGAACCTGGGGCTCAGTGGAAGTTGGAATCAAACCTACAACTTTCTGACAGCCCAATGACAAGTGTGCCCACATGGTTGCAGCCATTGTAATCTCacaacacagtttttttctgatgGTTCTGACTAATGAAAGAAGATCACTCAGATCATTATCTGGATCATTCTAAACAATGTCGATTCCctcattgaaaaagaaaaaactccaCCTGATCAGTGACGATTGAGCAACATGCTACGTGTGAATGCTCTGACCTCGTAGGAGCACTTCTCTCCTGTTTCCACACAGCTTTCCTTCACCTGCCAGGCCTGGATCTGGTTCACCAGCTTCCCACTGACGTCCCCGCAATCGATGCCAAACAACCTGCAGAGCAGTGAGGGCTTGCAACGTTAACCTGCACGCTGGGATTCAAGAACAGCTACCAAAAAAGTACATTAACAGCATAAAAAGATGAGCTCTGCATTCCAGGAAGTTAACTCAGAGAATGAACCAGTGTCAACGCTTTCTAAGACAGGAAGGAGAAGCGGCGGCGCtcagaaatttaaagtcatcacCAGCTTCTCCTTAAAAGCTCTAAAAGACTTGATGAGCAACGCGGCTAACACATAAACGCATCATTTTCACATCAGACAGTTTTGGGTTTCAGTAAGCTGCACGCGTCCTGCACAGAAGAATTAGGTTCAACAAGCCTTTATATCATAAACATGCAGAAATTGAAAAAGATCAGCATCACCATTTGATTTTGCACTGTGCAGTGCTGCCAGACAGCGAGGCGGCCACCGCTGCCGCCGCAATGAGGGCTGAGGTGAAAAAGAAGATGAGTCTGGAGTCCATGGTGAGGTCCCGTGGCCGATGTGTCGCTCGTCTTCAGAGGATCAGGTGGATCTGGAGTCTGATAGGAGCAGCTCCTGTGTCATATGGACAACTGGAAGCGGGGACGGTGCCCTGGCACTGACATGGCCTTCATCGAGCGTGAGAAAACACGTGGGAACACCGCACATCCCTGGTGACTTCAGCGGTGACTAATTCATCCTTCATGGGGAACTTTTTACAGCAAAATGGTGTGAAGGGCTGCTAATGTTGTTAATCCAGAagacaacagcagaaaaaaactgcaaccatCAGAGCAGATTtatgaaaaaaagggaaatgtgcTCAGCACTGTGTCGCTGCAGCACAGAAATGTTGGTCAAGGGCAAACAACACTTCATAGCTGAGGGCTGAAGCTTTGGCCTTATTTACTGCATTGTGACATCTTGCAGATTTGGCCAAAGCCCTCTGTGGGCTGAAGTATCTGGAGGCAAATCTGTCCAACGGCTCATGTCTGGCCCAAACTGGCTTATCAACAGGACCACTTCCTCCGTCCACTGCACCAGATCTAAGACTTAAGAGCACAACCCATAACTGTTGCCatttaaaggtggaaaaaaagccGTCCAGTGGTAGATCCTGTACGTCTGCATCTATACGTTAGTGCCAGTGCTGGTAGAAGGAGACGACATTGCCAGGTTCAAGAAAACATATACTCATAACTTGATTTATTAAACGActcagcaataaaataaatagcaggtgttgTCCTGCAGGAAGCTCACAACTCCAAATCTTCCACCGCCTCCAACagcttttcctccaggattgtcctgcaTTTAGCCCCGACCATCTTAGCACTGGAGATGATTTAGAAGCATCAGAGTAAGGAGGCTGAATGCAAGTGCAAAAAACCTGGGACCATTGTGGTTGTAAAATCGACAaaatgggggaggggagggggaccTAGAAGTATGAATACTTGAAAAATTTGCTTTTTCTGTTTGAACATCAATTCAGAATGAGAAGCACAGCTCCTGGCGACCCAAAACGTCTTTACTTTCCTGACTCCAGGCAGTCCTTCCTGTCAGGCAGCAAAAGGCAGCGTAGACACCATGACAGCGACGTATTTATTTATCAGACACATGATGTTTCTTTAGGCTGCATCCGTTTACCTCCAGGAGACAACCCAGTCAGTGTACATGTTCACATTATGCCTTCGTCACACCGctgaaatttctttttgcaaCGCGTTGTTGAACTAATCTCATAAGTTCAAATCACGGTTGGCAATCAGTTATCTCTCCCATAAAAATCCTTGTTTCACAGTGGCAGAAATAAACGGACAGCCAGCTGATCTCCTGAATGGCCTGTTGACTGATGCTGGGATAACGAGGAAGCCGAGGTCCAACAGCATTTGACACGCAGAGCCTGAAATTCTGCTGAAAGAAAAGCTTTCTGTTCGCTCACAGTACTTTTGGTTTATATAAGACTGAGAAAGATTGTCAAAACCAGATAAAAACGCTGATGGTTCTAACACGCTGGAACGTGAGGAGGAGCAGGTTTACTCTGGGCCTGTGCTGAgagcaaatatttaaaagtgGAAGTGCAGCTAAAATCTCAGGCTagatacagttgaaaccagatatagTTTTAAGTCAGaaaggataaataaaatgatttctgTTTGCTGAATGCCAGTATAATTGAAGACTGTTTTTTCTTGATTTCTAAAAGTCAGTAGTTTACATTGGCCATGATTGTTAAGCCACAATTTCCCTAAACGACAATTTGTAAGCTTCTGAGCAAATTAGGAGGTTAATattctgtggatgtattttaaagCGACACCTCCATATCTCTGCTACAGTGTGACGTCCTCCTGGTTCAACCTTGGGTACAATTTACAGATAACTGAAGCATAACGCCAAATTAGTCATAAAATGACTAGTGACTGAAGGACAACAGAGTCAATGTCTTGGTGTAATGACTGAaaacagaggacccagaattcagccagacaagatcaGATAGTATAAAAAGACTGTCTGCAGGTCGGGGTGGATCACTGGCATCTGGGATAGGAACCACTGGAAGTGGAgacagcaggttagtgaccagaaAGAGGCCTGCTGGTGGGTGAATGTCGCTGGTGAAGCCCAATGTGATCCAGAGTCCGATCAGGGAAACTTGAAGGATTGTACTCCTGGGACTAGCAGGAGCTCGGTGGTTGAAAAACAGGCAcagggtcagaaccgtgatAGCAGAGTCAGGCAGGATGGTCAGGGGGAATAACCGGAGTCCGAAATCCAAGAGCAGGTCCAgggtcagagccaggtgatcagaaatccaGAGACAATGCAAATCAGAATCTGGGGGCAGAATcagggcacagaaacaggtcagataTCCAGGAAGCTCAAACAGTCGGGTCTGACAGGGGTTAGGCAGGCTCAGAGGGTCAGGAGGCAGAAATAGGTTAGAAACAGGCAGGCGGGATACAGAACACTGGATTAAACTCACCGGtggctcgtaataatctggtactagtgactggtctgagagGTGAAGGCTGATGAGAACGGGGCGGAGCTGCACAGGTGTGCCAAATGGTGAACCAGACACAAGGCCCTGATCTTAGTCCCAAAGAAATGTGTGGACAGGGCAAAGAACTGTATGCATGTAAAgctggaggaatgggccaaaccTCTATTGGATCATCATAGCCCGTTTTCCAATGCAAGCCCCAGGATTTGGTTTCCCAGAGTAAACCTAATCCTGGGGCTTTTAAGTTTGATGCATTTCCATTTGCTAGGGGTAATTCATGTAAAACAGCCCAATGACGTATAAGGAAGTTGTGAGGGAAACTGCAGTACTCCGGTCCAGTGGGTGGCAGAAAGAAGACAGCACAGGTCAAACAGATAAAGGCTCAGAAACTGTGGCTCCATCCAGATACCTTTAATTATAGcttctgttccttgacctttcatggggtcaacagtaacaACATtatcatggggaggaaaggaccTTCGGACTGCTGTATCGATTTCGGACAACCTTTAACTCAGACGTCATTATGTGACAGAAATGGACATGGACGATGCAAATGCCTACAGAACAAGAGCAAAGAGcacactctcttctctccggccAATTCTATTGATTtatgtgaggtgggctgtgctcaTATGTCATGGCACggaaaggattgtgggattccttatagctcttTAGCTCGGGTAAGGGACCttgtgaggttcctatgctaaattagttgtgagaggaagcatacaggctccttttcctacctccttccttactgactgcactattcggacagctgaaacacttccgctttggctaaagagtccctACCCAAcaagggtatttggatggacccaGATCTGTATCCTGCCACTCATCCGGACTCTGGagaaacaggatggagaacGAGCAACTGGATGTGCTGCTGGTGCAGTTGGGACAATACATTAGATTTCACTAAGTACAATCTGTACCCTGGTCATCCCCAGATGGCAGCCAAGTCCTAAACAAAGGCAGGAGTcctaaaataacataaccaGACTGCTGGTGGACCTCTGGGGGGGTTTCTACTGCCGCAAGGTTCTCTGTCAGATGATACAGAGTCACAGGAGGAAAAGTGATACTACATGAACCTCCACTATCTGGGGCATTCACCTTGTTTGCTCAGCTCCTCTTTCAGTATCAGCTtctcactctgggtccctgagtgcTCTGCCTGTCTTTTAAACTTGACTGCATAAGGATTCATACCCAATGAACATTCCGACCACAACCTTCagtgtatttataaaaaaaattatgtcaaCTATAAGTTATGCATATTTGTGAAGATGATGTGTTTTTCAGAGAAATGAGCAATTATTTTCAGTCCAACAGATTCTTAAAAGTTATGCCTGTGTGTAGCTGAATTTCTGTATGAATGTGGCTGTTCTGTAATGGCTTTGGTGCTTTGTTAAAGAACTTCTTTAAAACTCCAGTCCTGGAGGACGATGTCCTGCAACTCATGGACGTGTCCCAGGTGCaacacacctgattcaaatggTCAAATGCCCTGCAAAGTTGTGCAAAGTCGTGCTGATGACCTACTTTCTGTCTGGCACGTTGAGGCTGATACTCATACTTCCATGACATGGGAAGAACTGTAGTGTCAGAACTAAAGGAATGCAGAAGATAAGATTGGGATGGAGTTGGGAAGAATTTTAAACCTGCATTAGGTTGGAAAACAACATGGTGACTTTCATCCAAGTGGGTCAGCCCAGAGCCTATTTGGGCTCTGGTTCAAAAAGTCAGCTAGCGGCATCATCTTGAATGTTCATTGGTCAGCCTGTTGATGTGTGAACATCTAATTGAATCatctgagggttttttttttcttttgcatataCTTTTCTTCTTTAAACACAAACCATTTGGCGTTTTGTAATAAACCTGATGAGGGCCACACGCTGAAAAATATTGATCTGCTATTGAAGTGGTGAGAGAAAAAATAGAAACCATGGCATccctgcagacctaccaagacatgactGATTGGTTGGTCGGGTGGAAGACAGAACTATGAAAGTTTTTTTGTAAGCCATGTAgcggacacagcaaacatgtggcaAAATGGGgctctggtctgatgagacaaacatttaatTGATTTAACAGCAAAACACTGAATATGGGCCTGAACACACCATACCCATCATGAAACATATTGGTGTTAATGACTACCGCCCCCTGTTGGCAGTCCTCTCGGTCCTTTTCCCTGGAGGAGcggtcttcttttatttttgacttCTTTAGTAAGAAATGACTCTTGAAACTATCATTTAACACATGTAATCTAAACAAGCTAAAGAAATGGTATAGCTCAGTAATGGGCTCTTTTATTGATCACGCTGCAGGACAAAGGAAAAATGGGGTTGACAGCCCAGAACAAAGGGAACATTAGCATTTTATAGAACCGAGAATGTACACTCCCATGCAAGTGAGTGTTCCCATATGACATACGCATTCCTAGTGTGACATTGCTGAAGAATGTCTCCCCAGATTCTGGAGGCTGACCCAATTTCTTTTATCAGTCCATTTTGTCCAATCTAAGTGTCACTTCTCTGACGTCCATAATTTCTCTGAATCATCTGTTATCTTCCCAGTAACTGCTTTCAGCAGCTCTGTAGTTTCATATAATATCTAAGAGCGGGGACAGAGACAAAGGTCAAACTGAAATCCCACAGAggatcaccttccagcagagcaACAAGATTAAACATGATAGCCATGCgttggaatggcccagtcaaagtccagacttaaatccagtTGAGGGTCCTTAGTAAGACTTTAAAATGTACGTTCACAAGCAGTGCCTGTCCAGCCTGACTTAACTTGAGCTATTTTAAGAAGAAGGTGCAAAAGGATCAGTCTGTTGATGTTAAAAGCTGGTCACCCCATAACTCGCTTTCCTTCAACTCCACagttatgcactgctttgtaaTGTAGATCTGAGCTGAATGAGGAACGAGATGGTAGGTAATCAGTTTTGAATGAACAGTTCAGCCTTTACAGCTGAAAGGTGACAGACTTAATTATAGGTGAATAAATGATCGTCAGGCAGAAATGCTGTATGCTCAGCTTTGACAGCGGGGCTACAAATTGTTTATTTcgtttattttatatataaaatagagcaatctggaaaaaaaggagCAGTTTCAGACTCTGGTCATGTTCTTCAGCGTCAGGCTAAACTTGGTGTGTAGTTGATTTCCCTGGATGAGTCCCTCAAGCTGGAAAACACAATATGTTTGGATTTAAGTCCTgcctggattgtttttttttgttgtgtgtgtgatttttttttttaaagaagacaaATGACTTACCGTCTTCATGACTTGAGCAAGTATAGTCTCATTCATCTCATGGTGGGACTTGATGGCTGTTTGAAAGAATATTATCACtgcaatgaaaacaaaacaaacatgttttaaataaagaattCTTGTCTGTGTTTACTGTAAAATCCATCTTACCCCTGTCCGTTGAATTCGCAGCAGGCAGGACTGGTGTGGCTTGAATGGACCTTGTAGGGGTCGTGGATGAAGAAACTGTCCCATCCGGAGGCGAAGAAAAGGAGCCTTTGGAGACACACACATCCACCTGCTACAAACCCCAGATACAAGCTATTTGCATTCATCACAGCTGGCGTACTCACCTGTCTGTGCACCACATGAGGCCAAACAGCTGACAAACAGGAGCAAAGGCAACATGCTGAGGTTTGACTCCATTCTGAGGAAAAGGGATCCTCTGGGCCCCGCTGAACGTCTGGCTGTTGTTGGGTGTGTGCAGGAACACTGCACCTTTGCAAGAGGGCGTGGCTCACAAGCAACAATGAAGATATTCCATGAAGAATCATCAGAACGAGCACAAAGACAGTTGAACAACAAATGAGATCAGCTCTATTTCGATGGAGTCATACTGGCAAAATGACATTAATACTTTTAAAGCTGACAAGTCATTACGTTTATTATTAAGAGTTAAAATCCATAAAGTTAAACAATGACCTGAAAAAGTACAGCTAATGCTCCCACTAAAAAGCATTATTCTAATATCAGCCTTTGACTTCACTGAGGCTGCATCCAAAACGTTCCCATTATAGTATCTGTAGTTTCATATAATATTTAACACTGGTGCCCTGTTCCTTGAGCTTTTAATTGGGTCAATGGTAAGAATtctatcgtggggaggaaaggagcttcggactgctgtgctgattttggacCGCCTTTAACCCCAACGTCATTATGTGATGGAAACACACTTGGaagattctagtcaaatcctgGTCTACAGCTTTCCGAAAATGAAGTAAAACGCGCACGTTCGTTtgttaatttccgtgaggtgtGCTTATGAGTCATGTCATGCAAAAGATTGTGGGATTACTTATAGCTGCTTTGCAccagtttcatgtttaaaatgacaaaagaaatatgaaaaagcttatggtgcatcttctttctgcctttccccaacgatcagggacctcctggttgtgtctggggctgcagtgttcttattgggtaaaacacctttaaatctagtggctgagcacataaaagacaacctcctgataatataatatgcaaaaaacaccaccaaacgttattaacgccaccgcacgtactaggccaaaaacctttttgttttatttctagcagtaattacttcagtttgtattttattatgctgctcataaagcaatgtctacactgtgttaggtcattggctgatctttaataaatgttttaaccaatgtatcagactcattttgatctgacattaggttggtacaacgttaagtagcttctgatgtagttaagctacttttaacacatttgtgtaacttagcttgctatatttctataggtggtagcttttgtgtagtgaagcttaatttattgttgagtaACTGATAGCTTAGCTCACTACACTGGACAAGTAGCTTGTCCAGTGTagtggacaatgaaactgaaacacctctcattttagtgtgggaggtttcatggctaaattggaccagcttggtggccaatcttcattaattgcacattgaaccaataagagcagagtgtgaaggtccaattaccAGGGTAAGAGCGCAGTTTTGcttaaaatattgcaatgcacacaacattatgggtgacataccagagttcaaaagaggacaaattgttggtgcacatcttgctggcgcatctgtgaccaagacagcaagtctttgtgatgtatcaagagccacggtatccagggtaatgtcagcgttgtgttagctgtgacatcatccagggaagacagatcacccgctattaccatctaatgtagaacagattactggatcaatgtgtgcttctgtgcttttttgtctgtcttgttgtgtctctgctctgtcttctctaactcccagtcggtcgaggcagatgaccgttcatactgagcccggttctgctggaggtttttccttcccgttaaaggggagtttttctttccactgtcgcgtcatgcttgctcagtatgagggattgctgcaaagccatgtacaatgcagacgactgtcttTGTGGCTCTAtacttcttcaggag
This genomic window from Fundulus heteroclitus isolate FHET01 chromosome 6, MU-UCD_Fhet_4.1, whole genome shotgun sequence contains:
- the wu:fc46h12 gene encoding uncharacterized protein wu:fc46h12 isoform X1 → MDSRLIFFFTSALIAAAAVAASLSGSTAQCKIKWLFGIDCGDVSGKLVNQIQAWQVKESCVETGEKCSYELVSSAPYLIKATHTSPRTKKLNSLQFLLEQSTVCKVTGEASSEGSRDQADNSTNFCSLQNLMNGQKHASLECNRSHVCLCSRLLRDQVKNVGFLFCFRK
- the wu:fc46h12 gene encoding uncharacterized protein wu:fc46h12 isoform X3 translates to MDSRLIFFFTSALIAAAAVAASLSGSTAQCKIKWLFGIDCGDVSGKLVNQIQAWQVKESCVETGEKCSYEGEASSEGSRDQADNSTNFCSLQNLMNGQKHASLECNRSHVCLCSRLLRDQVKNVGFLFCFRK
- the wu:fc46h12 gene encoding uncharacterized protein wu:fc46h12 isoform X2, with the translated sequence MDSRLIFFFTSALIAAAAVAASLSGSTAQCKIKWLFGIDCGDVSGKLVNQIQAWQVKESCVETGEKCSYELVSSAPYLIKATHTSPRTKKLNSLQFLLEQSTVCKVTGEASSEGSRDQADNSTNFCSLQNLMNGSRLTDAEGYKQFSNKWICPGFDTASCSLD